A genomic segment from Sphingomonas oryzagri encodes:
- a CDS encoding DUF190 domain-containing protein, which yields MRASFANLIASLNLISRALAQRGHAASVLRWTLLLVPMAIAVGTLCAAFLWSLDAATRARFDHPWLLFLLPIGGAGVGWLYHRLGRSVEAGNNLIVEQIHEPGGGVPLRMAPLVFLGTIVTHLLGGSAGREGTAVQLGGSLASAVAGWFRLDPPSVRIILMAGVAAGFGAVFGTPLAGAVFALEVLAVGRVEYAALVPCLVAALVGDWTCHAWGIHHAAYAVSTFAPKEPGLLFEPVLLLKAALAGVAFGLASLIFAEANHALGGWLKKIVPYGPARPAIGGIALIALTYLIGTRAYLGLGVWSLTPGAPTIVGFFQPGADSWSWAFKMLFTVVTLSGGFKGGEVTPLFFIGAALGHALAAPLGVPVDLFAALGFVAVFAGAANTPLACTIMGVELFGAGTAVPVAVACFIAYVCSGHSGIYLSQRVAVPKRSRTILPPDLTLRDVRALRPAADLSALFAPRHQEGIAMSDIHHVTPSEIGMIRIYLKPGDKASWGGAKSRWGAKPLYRTLVAQAKATGIMNAVAHHTHYGYSNHGPVRENGSEISDPHLTMCVELIGQREQLEQFCRAHGDVLASNVIVYKHLEHWSVGPKGLDQIDAPAAELAEG from the coding sequence GTGCGCGCGTCGTTTGCCAATCTGATCGCATCCCTGAACCTGATATCGCGGGCGCTGGCACAGCGCGGCCATGCCGCGTCGGTGTTGCGCTGGACGTTGTTACTCGTGCCGATGGCGATCGCGGTTGGCACGCTGTGTGCCGCGTTTCTGTGGAGCCTCGACGCCGCTACACGCGCGCGCTTCGATCACCCCTGGCTGCTCTTCCTGCTGCCCATCGGCGGTGCCGGAGTCGGTTGGCTCTATCACCGGCTCGGCCGTTCGGTGGAAGCCGGCAACAACCTGATCGTGGAACAGATCCACGAACCCGGCGGCGGCGTGCCGCTCAGGATGGCGCCGCTGGTCTTTCTCGGTACGATCGTCACGCACCTGCTGGGCGGTTCGGCCGGTCGCGAGGGAACGGCGGTGCAACTCGGCGGCAGCCTCGCCAGCGCAGTGGCCGGATGGTTCCGGCTCGATCCGCCGAGCGTGCGCATCATTCTGATGGCCGGTGTTGCGGCCGGGTTTGGTGCGGTCTTCGGCACGCCGCTGGCGGGCGCAGTCTTCGCGCTGGAGGTGCTCGCAGTCGGCCGGGTGGAATATGCCGCGCTCGTGCCGTGCCTCGTCGCGGCGCTAGTCGGCGACTGGACGTGTCACGCATGGGGCATCCACCACGCCGCCTATGCCGTCTCGACCTTCGCTCCCAAGGAGCCGGGCCTGCTGTTCGAGCCCGTCCTGCTGCTCAAGGCCGCTCTCGCTGGCGTCGCGTTCGGCCTTGCGAGCCTGATCTTCGCCGAAGCTAATCATGCGTTGGGCGGCTGGCTCAAGAAGATCGTGCCTTATGGCCCTGCGCGACCGGCGATCGGCGGCATCGCCTTGATCGCTCTGACCTACCTCATCGGCACGCGCGCCTATCTCGGCCTCGGCGTCTGGAGCCTGACCCCCGGCGCCCCGACCATCGTCGGCTTCTTCCAGCCCGGCGCGGACAGCTGGAGTTGGGCGTTCAAGATGCTGTTCACCGTCGTAACGCTGAGCGGTGGCTTCAAGGGCGGCGAGGTCACGCCGCTCTTCTTCATCGGCGCGGCGCTCGGCCATGCGCTCGCCGCCCCGCTCGGCGTGCCCGTCGATCTGTTTGCGGCGCTCGGCTTCGTCGCGGTGTTCGCGGGCGCCGCGAACACGCCGCTCGCCTGCACGATCATGGGCGTCGAGCTGTTCGGCGCGGGCACGGCGGTGCCTGTCGCCGTCGCCTGCTTCATCGCCTATGTCTGTTCGGGGCATAGCGGCATCTATCTGTCGCAGCGGGTCGCGGTGCCCAAGCGGTCGCGCACGATCCTGCCTCCCGATCTCACGCTGCGAGACGTGCGTGCGCTGCGTCCCGCGGCCGATCTCTCCGCTCTCTTCGCCCCCCGCCATCAGGAAGGCATTGCCATGTCTGACATCCATCATGTGACGCCGAGCGAGATCGGCATGATCCGCATCTATCTGAAGCCCGGCGACAAGGCGTCATGGGGCGGGGCCAAGTCGCGGTGGGGCGCCAAGCCGCTCTACCGGACGCTGGTTGCACAGGCGAAGGCCACCGGGATCATGAACGCCGTCGCCCACCACACCCATTATGGCTACAGCAACCACGGTCCCGTTCGCGAGAACGGCTCGGAGATCTCCGACCCGCATCTGACGATGTGCGTCGAATTGATCGGCCAGCGCGAGCAGCTCGAGCAATTCTGCCGCGCGCATGGCGACGTGCTGGCGAGCAACGTGATCGTCTACAAGCATCTTGAACACTGGAGCGTTGGGCCGAAGGGTCTCGATCAAATCGATGCGCCTGCGGCCGAGCTTGCCGAAGGGTGA
- the glpD gene encoding glycerol-3-phosphate dehydrogenase produces MIETDLLIVGGGVNGCGIARDAAGRGLKVLLVEQDDLAGHTSSASTKLIHGGLRYLEYYEFRLVREALIEREKLLHIAPHIIWPLRFVMPMPPTGRPGWMIRLGLFLYDHLGGRGSLPGSQGVSLKGPLGAGIKAEIAKGFAYSDCWVQDSRLVALNALDARERGADIRTRTRFAGATRDAQGWTATIADDDGEQQVCARAIVNAAGPWVDHVVGAARGAHPERPPRLVKGSHIIVPRLFDGDHAYILQNPDKRIVFAIPYERDFTLIGTTDVAWHDDPAAPAISAEETAYLCESVSRYFAKAVRPEDVVHSYAGVRPLFDDGSASASAVTRDYVLKLGEEEGPQILSVFGGKITTYRRLAEHALEKLAPFLPAMGEAWTDRVALPGGDIGDFGAFLSGVRRRWPFLSERTSWRLARAYGSRIDRVLGDAASLAELGEDLGGGLHAREVDYLVREEWARTAEDILWRRSKLLLHVPPGTERRLEHYLRRTRETRSS; encoded by the coding sequence ATGATCGAGACGGACCTTCTCATCGTCGGCGGCGGGGTGAACGGGTGCGGGATCGCGCGCGATGCGGCGGGGCGGGGCCTCAAGGTGCTGCTGGTCGAGCAGGACGATCTCGCCGGGCACACCTCGTCCGCCTCCACCAAGCTGATCCACGGCGGTCTGCGCTACCTCGAATATTACGAGTTCCGGCTGGTGCGCGAGGCGCTGATCGAGCGCGAGAAGCTGCTTCATATCGCGCCGCACATCATCTGGCCGCTGCGCTTCGTCATGCCGATGCCGCCGACGGGGCGGCCCGGATGGATGATCCGGCTGGGTCTGTTCCTCTACGATCATCTCGGCGGGCGCGGATCTCTGCCGGGGTCGCAGGGGGTGTCGCTGAAAGGGCCGCTCGGCGCCGGGATCAAGGCGGAGATCGCCAAGGGCTTCGCTTATTCGGATTGCTGGGTGCAGGATTCGCGGCTGGTCGCGCTCAACGCGCTCGATGCGCGCGAGCGGGGTGCCGACATCCGCACGCGGACGCGCTTCGCGGGGGCGACACGCGATGCGCAAGGATGGACCGCGACGATCGCCGACGACGATGGCGAGCAACAGGTCTGCGCCCGCGCGATCGTCAACGCGGCGGGGCCGTGGGTCGATCATGTCGTCGGCGCGGCGCGGGGCGCGCATCCCGAACGGCCGCCGCGTCTGGTCAAGGGTAGCCACATCATCGTGCCGCGCCTGTTCGACGGCGATCACGCATATATCCTGCAGAATCCGGACAAGCGCATCGTCTTCGCCATCCCCTACGAGCGCGATTTCACGCTGATCGGTACCACGGACGTCGCGTGGCACGACGATCCCGCCGCGCCCGCGATCAGTGCGGAGGAGACGGCCTATCTGTGCGAAAGCGTCAGCCGCTATTTCGCGAAAGCGGTGCGACCCGAGGATGTCGTCCACTCCTACGCCGGTGTCCGCCCGCTGTTCGACGACGGCAGCGCCAGCGCGTCTGCCGTCACCCGCGATTACGTGCTGAAGCTGGGCGAGGAGGAGGGGCCGCAGATCCTCTCGGTGTTCGGCGGCAAGATCACCACCTACCGCCGCCTCGCCGAACATGCGCTGGAGAAGCTCGCGCCCTTCCTGCCGGCGATGGGCGAGGCGTGGACCGATCGCGTAGCGCTGCCGGGCGGCGACATCGGCGATTTCGGCGCTTTTCTCAGCGGGGTCCGGCGGCGCTGGCCGTTCCTGTCCGAGCGGACGTCGTGGCGGCTCGCGCGGGCCTATGGATCGCGGATCGATCGCGTGCTGGGCGATGCCGCGAGCCTTGCCGAGCTGGGCGAGGATCTGGGCGGCGGGCTGCACGCGCGCGAGGTGGATTATCTGGTCCGCGAGGAATGGGCGCGGACGGCCGAGGACATCCTCTGGCGGCGCTCCAAGCTGCTGCTGCACGTGCCGCCGGGGACGGAGAGGCGGCTGGAGCATTATCTCCGTCGGACACGGGAAACCCGTTCGTCCTGA
- a CDS encoding methyl-accepting chemotaxis protein, producing the protein MIVHELNDLRRAGIRLLVIAGWLSVVALFCMALVFGTSGWEALSVGIVVNIVPTLCAIRGRIDIAARNVVAIMLAVHPALLVFVMRGAAWQLDMHMYFYVSLAGLTILCDWRPLVVAGAAIAIHHLLLNTLAPSWVFDGTNGIWRVMIHAVAVALECGVLGYIATKLRGMILKQGFARHNSDQLAADATAAKARAEEALAAAESSQREAQAERAQREQAEAAIAEMRRADLLRLAGEFERSVAAVASAVGVAATSLEGSARSLNGLAQNTGRQAADVAATALQASDAARSVAGGVSTLSRSIGSIAINVTQQAELTDHARLRSNAGDRAVRTLAGRTQNVGEFANLISTIAAQTNLLSLNATIEAARAGDAGRGFAVVAQEVKALAGQAAHATGEITGLVSGMYSGANEAEQSFAQVTEAIGELIEAAAAIRASVDEQRQAATTIERNADEAAAGMDAMAHRIAEVSTSASAAERLSGEVKGAAGALLRHAETLQSATDTFVAHLRAA; encoded by the coding sequence ATGATCGTCCACGAACTGAACGACCTCCGCCGCGCCGGCATCCGCCTGCTCGTCATCGCGGGCTGGCTGAGCGTGGTGGCGCTGTTCTGCATGGCGCTGGTCTTCGGCACATCCGGCTGGGAGGCGCTGAGCGTCGGCATCGTCGTCAACATCGTGCCCACCCTGTGCGCGATCCGGGGGCGCATCGACATCGCCGCGCGCAACGTCGTGGCGATCATGCTGGCGGTGCACCCGGCGCTGCTCGTATTCGTCATGCGCGGCGCGGCGTGGCAGCTCGACATGCACATGTATTTCTACGTCTCGCTCGCGGGCCTCACCATCCTGTGCGACTGGCGACCGCTGGTCGTGGCGGGCGCCGCGATCGCGATCCACCATTTGCTGCTCAACACGCTGGCCCCTTCGTGGGTGTTCGACGGGACCAACGGCATCTGGCGCGTGATGATCCACGCCGTCGCGGTCGCGCTGGAATGCGGCGTGCTCGGCTATATCGCCACCAAGTTGCGCGGCATGATCCTGAAACAGGGCTTCGCGCGCCATAACAGCGATCAGCTCGCCGCCGACGCCACCGCCGCTAAGGCGCGGGCCGAGGAGGCGCTCGCTGCCGCAGAATCCTCGCAGCGCGAGGCCCAGGCCGAACGCGCCCAGCGCGAACAGGCAGAAGCCGCGATCGCCGAGATGCGCCGCGCCGATCTGCTGCGACTGGCCGGAGAGTTCGAGCGTTCGGTCGCCGCCGTCGCGTCCGCAGTCGGCGTCGCCGCGACCTCGCTGGAAGGCTCGGCCCGCTCGCTCAACGGGCTGGCGCAGAATACCGGCCGCCAGGCCGCCGACGTCGCCGCGACCGCGCTGCAGGCGTCCGACGCCGCGCGTTCGGTTGCCGGCGGGGTCAGCACGCTCTCGCGCTCCATCGGCAGCATCGCGATCAACGTCACCCAGCAGGCCGAGCTGACCGACCATGCCCGGCTACGCTCCAACGCCGGTGATCGCGCGGTGCGCACGCTCGCCGGACGCACGCAGAATGTCGGCGAATTCGCCAACCTGATCTCCACCATCGCAGCGCAGACCAACCTGCTCTCGCTCAACGCCACGATCGAGGCGGCGCGCGCCGGAGATGCGGGTCGCGGCTTCGCGGTGGTGGCGCAGGAGGTGAAGGCGCTTGCCGGCCAGGCCGCACATGCCACGGGCGAGATCACCGGTCTCGTTTCCGGCATGTATTCCGGCGCCAACGAAGCCGAGCAGAGCTTCGCGCAGGTGACGGAGGCGATCGGCGAACTGATCGAGGCCGCCGCCGCAATCCGCGCGTCCGTCGACGAACAGCGCCAGGCCGCCACCACGATCGAGCGCAACGCCGACGAGGCCGCCGCCGGCATGGATGCCATGGCCCACCGCATCGCCGAAGTCTCGACCAGCGCCAGCGCTGCCGAGCGGCTGTCGGGCGAGGTGAAGGGGGCGGCCGGCGCGCTGCTCCGCCATGCCGAAACGCTGCAGAGCGCCACCGACACCTTCGTGGCGCATCTGAGAGCTGCCTGA
- the glpK gene encoding glycerol kinase GlpK gives MAKHILAIDQGTTSTRSIVFDARAQAVATAQSEFAQHYPQSGWVEHDPVDIWRDTLATMKEAIAKAHLQPADIAAIGITNQRETAVLWDRETGEAVHRAIVWQDRRGAPLCARLKEEGHEPLVRRKTGLLLDPYFSASKLAWLFDEVEGLRARAEAGELAFGTIDCFLLWRLTGGKVHATDATNASRTLLFDIHAQDWDDELLGLFGVPRAILPEVRDNAGVFGETVPDLLGAAIPVAGMAGDQQAAVVGQACFDPGSAKSTYGTGCFLLLNTGEEAITSDHRLLTTVAYRLNCRPTYALEGSIFVAGAAVKWLRDGLGLITHASQTDDMATRTEDNGGVYMVPAFVGLGAPHWDPDARGLITGLTLGTTAAHVARAALEAVAYQTHDLAEAMVEDGAAKLETLRVDGGMAANDWLCQFLADLLDLPVERPAMLETTALGAALLAGIGIGLWDGPEAVAKLDRKLDRFEPHASAGRRASLEGWRRALRQALA, from the coding sequence ATGGCGAAGCACATCCTCGCGATCGATCAGGGCACGACGTCCACCCGCTCCATCGTCTTCGACGCGCGCGCGCAGGCGGTGGCGACCGCGCAGAGCGAGTTCGCGCAGCATTACCCGCAATCCGGCTGGGTCGAGCACGACCCGGTGGACATCTGGCGCGATACGCTCGCTACCATGAAGGAGGCGATCGCCAAGGCGCATCTGCAGCCCGCCGATATCGCGGCGATCGGCATCACCAACCAGCGCGAGACGGCGGTGCTGTGGGATCGCGAGACGGGCGAGGCGGTGCACAGGGCGATCGTCTGGCAGGACCGGCGCGGGGCGCCGCTTTGCGCGCGGCTGAAGGAGGAGGGGCACGAGCCGCTCGTCCGTCGCAAGACCGGGCTGTTGCTCGATCCCTATTTCTCCGCCTCCAAGCTCGCCTGGCTGTTCGACGAGGTGGAGGGCCTGCGCGCGCGGGCCGAGGCGGGCGAGCTGGCCTTCGGGACGATCGATTGCTTCCTGCTCTGGCGGCTGACCGGCGGGAAGGTCCACGCCACCGACGCCACCAATGCGTCGCGCACCCTATTGTTCGATATCCACGCGCAGGATTGGGACGACGAACTGCTCGGCCTGTTCGGCGTGCCGCGCGCGATCCTGCCCGAGGTGCGCGACAATGCCGGTGTCTTCGGCGAGACGGTGCCCGATCTGCTCGGCGCTGCGATCCCGGTCGCCGGCATGGCGGGGGACCAGCAGGCGGCGGTGGTCGGCCAGGCCTGTTTCGATCCGGGGTCGGCCAAGTCGACGTACGGCACCGGCTGCTTCCTGCTGCTGAACACCGGCGAAGAGGCGATCACCTCCGATCACCGCCTGCTCACGACCGTGGCCTACCGGCTGAACTGCAGGCCGACCTATGCGCTGGAGGGATCGATCTTCGTCGCGGGCGCTGCGGTGAAGTGGCTGCGCGATGGCTTGGGTCTCATCACCCACGCCTCGCAGACCGACGACATGGCGACCCGCACCGAGGACAATGGCGGGGTCTACATGGTGCCGGCCTTCGTGGGCCTCGGCGCGCCGCACTGGGATCCGGATGCGCGCGGGCTGATCACCGGGCTGACGCTGGGCACTACCGCCGCGCATGTCGCGCGCGCCGCGCTGGAGGCGGTCGCCTACCAGACCCACGATCTTGCCGAGGCGATGGTGGAGGACGGCGCCGCGAAGCTGGAAACGCTGCGGGTGGACGGGGGCATGGCGGCGAACGACTGGCTCTGTCAGTTCCTCGCCGATCTGCTCGATCTGCCGGTCGAGCGACCGGCGATGCTGGAGACGACGGCACTGGGCGCGGCGCTGCTCGCCGGGATCGGGATCGGCCTGTGGGATGGGCCGGAAGCCGTGGCGAAGCTCGATCGCAAGCTCGACCGGTTCGAGCCGCACGCGTCGGCGGGCCGGCGTGCCTCGCTGGAAGGGTGGCGGAGGGCCTTGCGGCAGGCGCTGGCGTAA